A genomic stretch from Sphingomonas sp. HDW15A includes:
- the secF gene encoding protein translocase subunit SecF, whose translation MRLLKLVPDNTNIDFMRIRNVALIISILLTVAALTLVAVRGLNLGIDFVGGQVVRTEFQQPVDIEDLRGKVAALEQGDASIQEFGGSRTYQIRLPRPEGPDTAAAAAVTELRTMLQREYPGARVDAGESVSGKVSEELAWDGALAIGLSMLGIAIYIWIRFEWQFGVGALVTLFHDVSMVLGFFALTQLQVDLNIVAAFLAIVGYSLNDTVVIYDRIRENLRKFRKMAMIPLLNLSLNETLSRTVVTSLSIMLALAVLLFLGPDVIFGLTLAVLLGTFIGTYSSIYISAPILVWLGVTPDSFVRGDDHDPAAKPAEAR comes from the coding sequence ATGCGCTTGCTCAAACTGGTTCCCGACAACACGAACATAGACTTCATGCGAATTCGTAATGTCGCGCTGATCATTTCGATCCTGCTGACGGTTGCGGCTCTGACGCTGGTAGCGGTTCGCGGGCTGAACCTCGGCATCGACTTCGTCGGCGGGCAGGTTGTCCGCACCGAATTCCAGCAGCCGGTCGACATCGAGGACCTGCGCGGCAAGGTCGCGGCGCTGGAACAGGGTGACGCCAGCATCCAAGAATTCGGCGGTTCGCGCACCTATCAGATCCGGCTACCGCGCCCCGAGGGCCCGGACACGGCCGCTGCTGCCGCCGTTACCGAGCTCCGTACTATGTTGCAGCGCGAATATCCGGGCGCACGAGTCGACGCCGGTGAGTCGGTTTCGGGTAAGGTCAGTGAAGAGCTGGCATGGGACGGCGCGCTGGCAATCGGGCTGTCGATGCTTGGTATCGCGATCTACATCTGGATCCGCTTCGAATGGCAGTTCGGGGTAGGGGCGCTCGTCACCTTGTTCCACGACGTGTCGATGGTGCTGGGATTCTTTGCGCTCACACAGCTTCAGGTAGACCTCAATATCGTCGCCGCCTTCCTTGCGATCGTCGGCTATTCGCTCAACGACACGGTGGTCATCTACGACCGGATCCGCGAGAATCTGCGCAAGTTCCGCAAGATGGCCATGATCCCGCTCTTGAACCTGTCGCTGAACGAGACGCTGAGCCGGACGGTGGTGACCTCTCTGTCGATCATGCTCGCGCTTGCTGTCCTGCTGTTCCTCGGGCCGGACGTGATTTTCGGCCTGACCCTGGCGGTCCTGCTTGGTACGTTCATCGGCACTTACTCGTCGATCTACATCTCGGCGCCGATCCTGGTGTGGTTGGGCGTGACCCCGGACAGCTTCGTTCGCGGCGACGATCACGACCCGGCGGCCAAACCGGCCGAGGCGCGTTAA
- a CDS encoding S41 family peptidase translates to MISAFMMAMAAQASEAKPDWRAVAIADVNAAYRLFAENHPGMANPEDPAFPARLAAAHNASLKIAFETRDWDGYDRALDAFTDGLSDGHAFVVASDEPGKVWGKRAWPGFTAAWRGHSLYVHRAGPNSPAPVGSRILSCGGTEVEQLIRSRNRGLWFRPAEAGQWWNMGPSLLMGSIPPEPDQLKSCSFQLPDGRVQSASLRWERMPAVIFDTYRRAFAGEETPIGLSEPRTGVWLLGLSSFSPDEKGQAAYRKLHADIDRERAKLLKARAIVIDLRFNSGGSWLWGHDVARRLWGAKAVDERMNHFFRDVRIAWRASRDNITKLSAAIGKIRAGGHAKEADEVQTIVTGMEEALAAGQVSFIERPSFGDGRQQGDSPTDLDTPVYVITHGGCSSACLDAIDTFKRFENVKLIGAPTSADTTYMEAPRGALPSGFGVIAIPLKTWMHRPRKSGEGYQPDIPFNDLDWSTTAFLERIESDLQAVGPAPASR, encoded by the coding sequence ATGATTTCAGCCTTCATGATGGCGATGGCGGCTCAAGCCTCTGAGGCCAAGCCGGACTGGCGAGCGGTTGCCATCGCAGACGTCAATGCCGCTTATCGTTTGTTTGCGGAAAATCATCCGGGAATGGCCAATCCCGAAGACCCAGCTTTCCCGGCTAGGCTCGCAGCGGCCCATAACGCCTCCCTCAAGATCGCTTTCGAAACGCGTGATTGGGACGGTTACGATCGCGCGCTCGACGCCTTCACCGATGGCCTCTCGGACGGTCACGCCTTCGTGGTCGCGTCCGACGAACCGGGAAAGGTTTGGGGCAAACGCGCTTGGCCGGGTTTCACCGCTGCGTGGCGTGGCCATAGCCTATACGTCCATCGCGCTGGCCCGAACTCGCCGGCACCGGTCGGATCGCGGATACTGTCCTGCGGCGGTACTGAGGTCGAGCAACTGATTCGCAGTCGAAATCGGGGATTATGGTTTCGACCCGCCGAGGCGGGTCAGTGGTGGAATATGGGTCCGAGCCTGCTGATGGGTTCGATCCCTCCGGAGCCGGATCAGCTCAAAAGCTGCTCTTTCCAGCTTCCCGACGGGCGCGTTCAGTCGGCAAGTCTGCGCTGGGAGCGGATGCCTGCAGTAATATTCGACACTTACCGGCGGGCGTTTGCCGGCGAGGAAACGCCCATTGGCCTTTCGGAACCACGGACCGGGGTCTGGCTGCTTGGCCTGTCATCTTTCTCGCCGGATGAGAAGGGTCAGGCGGCGTACCGGAAGCTCCACGCGGACATCGATCGCGAACGAGCAAAGTTGCTCAAGGCCCGGGCGATCGTCATCGACCTGCGGTTCAACAGCGGTGGGTCATGGCTTTGGGGGCATGATGTTGCTCGCCGCTTGTGGGGCGCCAAGGCGGTTGACGAACGAATGAACCATTTTTTTCGCGACGTGAGGATCGCCTGGCGTGCAAGCCGGGACAACATCACCAAGCTCTCGGCAGCGATTGGTAAAATCCGGGCTGGGGGCCATGCGAAGGAGGCCGATGAGGTGCAAACCATTGTCACGGGCATGGAGGAAGCGCTAGCGGCGGGCCAGGTCTCCTTCATCGAACGGCCGTCCTTCGGCGACGGCCGACAGCAAGGGGATTCCCCGACCGACCTTGATACTCCGGTTTATGTAATCACTCATGGCGGCTGCTCAAGCGCGTGCCTCGATGCGATCGACACGTTCAAGCGCTTCGAAAACGTGAAGCTGATCGGGGCCCCGACATCTGCCGATACGACGTACATGGAGGCCCCTCGCGGAGCACTTCCCTCCGGATTCGGCGTAATCGCGATTCCACTAAAGACCTGGATGCATCGACCTCGTAAGTCGGGTGAAGGCTATCAGCCGGACATTCCGTTCAACGATCTGGACTGGTCGACGACGGCCTTTCTCGAACGGATCGAGAGCGATCTTCAAGCGGTCGGTCCCGCGCCGGCCTCGCGGTAG
- a CDS encoding TIGR02117 family protein, translated as MARRKSKTNRIVRRSLLALAALPLLYLGLAVVGSLVPVNRAWTEPEEGITIYLADNGIHADLVLPVRAAGLDWEHYLSRDDVASAPADAQWIAFGAGERRIYLDTPTWWDLTPRTVWAALTRGKRVVHVSWVADPTYSAKAIRLRPHEYRRLWSAIRAEFDRGESGRPQQIDHPGYGPTDAFYDGLGKASAVNTCNTWAADRLRIAGVKTSLWSPFVDGLVWRYREAGAGPTA; from the coding sequence GTGGCGCGTCGAAAGTCCAAAACGAACAGGATTGTTCGGCGCTCTCTGCTGGCGCTGGCCGCTTTGCCGCTCCTCTATTTGGGGTTGGCCGTCGTCGGCTCGCTCGTCCCGGTCAACCGCGCCTGGACCGAGCCGGAAGAGGGAATCACCATCTACCTCGCCGACAACGGAATACACGCCGACCTCGTCCTTCCGGTACGCGCCGCCGGGCTCGACTGGGAGCATTACCTCTCGCGCGATGATGTCGCCTCGGCTCCGGCCGATGCGCAATGGATCGCCTTCGGGGCAGGCGAGCGGAGGATCTATCTCGATACCCCCACCTGGTGGGATCTTACGCCGCGGACCGTCTGGGCGGCACTCACCCGTGGGAAAAGGGTCGTGCACGTTTCCTGGGTCGCCGATCCCACCTATTCGGCCAAGGCGATCCGCCTGAGGCCGCACGAATATCGCCGGCTTTGGTCGGCGATCCGCGCCGAATTCGATCGCGGTGAAAGCGGCCGGCCGCAGCAAATCGATCATCCGGGCTATGGTCCCACGGACGCCTTTTACGACGGCCTCGGCAAGGCCAGCGCGGTCAACACCTGCAATACATGGGCCGCGGATCGCCTGCGAATCGCCGGCGTAAAAACCAGCCTTTGGTCGCCGTTCGTCGATGGCCTCGTCTGGCGCTACCGCGAGGCCGGCGCGGGACCGACCGCTTGA
- a CDS encoding FAD-dependent oxidoreductase, translated as MFLNRRGFLLGSGASGALVLSGCATVKVGEGCSPLIPVDVEESRIIRAVAGLRPYRSSGFVVRREALGDQALIHNYGHGGAGITLSWGSSRLAADLALAGTEGPIAVIGSGVMGLTTARLLQEAGRKVTIYTAALPADTTSAVAGGQVSPFGHFRDDSVSDAWRGQFAAAMAYSWQRFQRMVGDHYGIRWLPTYDESRNVSFADEWLNAYHPNARSLGGGEHPFLVEHIVRFDTMYVESPRFMAQLASEVLRGGSEIRIRRFEQLTDLATLSEATIVNCTGIGARALIGDQELTPVRGQLVVLQPQDEVRYAFTGDAGYMFPRKDGILLGGTFERGEWDATPQPDAIARILSRHRRLFAGLRCTA; from the coding sequence ATGTTCCTTAATCGGCGTGGCTTTCTTCTAGGATCCGGCGCGAGTGGCGCACTCGTCTTGTCCGGCTGCGCGACGGTCAAGGTCGGGGAGGGCTGCAGCCCACTCATACCGGTCGACGTCGAGGAATCGCGGATCATTCGCGCGGTCGCGGGGCTGAGGCCTTATCGCTCGTCCGGATTCGTCGTTCGCCGCGAGGCGCTCGGCGACCAGGCGCTGATCCACAATTACGGTCACGGCGGCGCGGGGATTACCTTGAGCTGGGGCAGCTCACGCCTGGCGGCGGACCTGGCGCTGGCTGGCACTGAAGGGCCGATCGCAGTCATCGGCAGTGGAGTGATGGGCCTCACCACTGCGCGGCTGCTGCAGGAGGCCGGCAGGAAGGTAACGATCTATACCGCGGCGCTGCCAGCCGACACGACCTCCGCAGTCGCTGGCGGGCAGGTGTCTCCGTTCGGCCATTTCCGCGATGATTCGGTGAGCGACGCCTGGCGCGGCCAGTTCGCCGCGGCGATGGCCTACAGCTGGCAGCGGTTCCAGCGAATGGTGGGCGACCATTACGGCATCCGTTGGCTCCCCACCTACGACGAATCGCGGAACGTCAGTTTTGCTGACGAGTGGCTGAATGCCTATCATCCGAACGCCCGCTCGCTGGGCGGCGGCGAGCACCCGTTCCTGGTCGAACATATCGTTCGGTTCGACACAATGTACGTAGAAAGCCCGCGCTTCATGGCGCAGCTTGCCAGCGAGGTGCTCCGCGGTGGCTCGGAAATCCGAATCCGGCGATTCGAACAGCTTACCGACCTTGCAACGCTTTCCGAAGCGACCATCGTCAATTGCACCGGCATCGGCGCAAGGGCGCTGATCGGCGACCAGGAGCTGACGCCAGTTCGCGGACAGCTCGTCGTGCTCCAGCCGCAGGACGAAGTGCGCTACGCCTTCACCGGTGACGCGGGTTACATGTTTCCGCGGAAGGACGGGATCTTGCTCGGCGGCACGTTCGAGCGGGGCGAATGGGACGCCACGCCCCAGCCCGACGCGATCGCCCGAATACTCTCGCGGCACCGCCGCTTGTTCGCCGGGCTTCGCTGCACTGCTTGA
- the yajC gene encoding preprotein translocase subunit YajC produces MIAAAAAPASAPSGGAAFFMQMAPLLLIFVVFYFLLIRPQNKRMKEHRAQIEAVKKGDRVVTGGGLLGKVTKVDDSEVEIELGQGIKVRAVKSTLTQVIDPTAKPAND; encoded by the coding sequence ATGATCGCCGCTGCTGCTGCACCGGCTTCAGCGCCTTCCGGCGGTGCCGCATTCTTCATGCAAATGGCGCCGCTGCTGCTGATCTTCGTCGTCTTTTATTTCCTTCTCATCCGTCCCCAGAACAAGAGAATGAAGGAACACCGGGCGCAGATCGAGGCGGTCAAGAAGGGCGACCGGGTCGTTACCGGCGGCGGCCTTCTGGGCAAGGTGACCAAGGTCGACGATAGCGAAGTCGAGATCGAGCTCGGTCAGGGAATCAAGGTGAGGGCGGTCAAGTCAACTCTGACCCAAGTCATCGACCCCACGGCAAAACCGGCCAACGACTGA
- the secD gene encoding protein translocase subunit SecD: MLDFPRWKSWGIWLVILIGMALAIPSMIPKSQVERWQDWIPSARISLGLDLAGGSQLLLEADTADAAKQRLQAKEEEVTTELRRGEPRIAIGDVSTSGGRLSFMVRDPRQLDAAVERLRALSQPAGFTGQRDWDVQVVDSTRIVMIPTKQGEETALKNSMTVARDVVRRRVDPSGTKEVTVVNQGQRRILVAVPGVEDPDALKQLIGQTARLEFKLVDLEANPQEVAQGRAPPGSQVLPMADGSGNIAVKRRAMVTGDQLVKANQSFDQNGQAVVSIAFNSSGARRFGRVTQENVNKPFAIILDDKVLSAPNINEPILGGQAQISGNFTVETANQLAIALASGKLPVKLNVIEERTVSAELGRDSIEKGTIASVAATLAVIIFMLVTYGRFGVYATLALLVNALLILAGLAVFGAALTLPGIAGFVLTIGAAVDANVLINERIREEQRRGRKLLDSLETGYKEASTAIFDANITNTIAAVLMWYFGSGPIRGFAVVLMIGIITSVFTAVTFTRMLVAQWVKAKRPRVLHI; the protein is encoded by the coding sequence ATGCTCGATTTTCCGCGCTGGAAAAGCTGGGGGATCTGGCTGGTCATCCTGATCGGCATGGCGCTCGCCATTCCAAGCATGATCCCGAAGTCGCAGGTCGAACGCTGGCAGGACTGGATCCCGAGCGCGCGGATTAGCCTCGGTCTCGACCTTGCCGGCGGAAGCCAGCTGCTGCTGGAAGCCGATACGGCCGACGCGGCCAAGCAGCGCCTCCAGGCCAAGGAAGAAGAAGTTACCACCGAGCTCCGCCGCGGCGAGCCGCGCATCGCGATCGGCGACGTGTCGACCAGCGGCGGGCGTCTCTCGTTCATGGTTCGCGATCCTCGGCAACTGGACGCCGCGGTTGAGCGGCTTCGGGCCCTGTCGCAGCCGGCCGGCTTCACCGGGCAGCGCGATTGGGACGTGCAGGTCGTCGATTCGACGCGCATCGTCATGATTCCGACCAAGCAGGGCGAGGAGACCGCGCTCAAGAACAGTATGACAGTGGCGCGCGACGTCGTTCGCCGCCGCGTCGACCCCAGCGGAACCAAGGAAGTCACCGTCGTCAACCAGGGCCAGCGCCGCATTCTGGTCGCGGTCCCCGGTGTCGAGGATCCTGACGCGCTGAAGCAGCTGATTGGCCAGACCGCCCGTCTCGAGTTCAAGCTCGTCGACCTGGAGGCCAATCCGCAGGAAGTCGCCCAGGGCCGCGCGCCTCCGGGCAGCCAGGTCCTGCCGATGGCCGACGGAAGCGGCAATATCGCCGTGAAGCGGCGCGCGATGGTGACCGGCGATCAGCTGGTGAAGGCCAATCAGTCGTTCGACCAGAACGGACAGGCCGTCGTTTCGATCGCTTTTAACAGCAGCGGCGCGCGACGCTTCGGCCGGGTGACCCAGGAGAACGTCAACAAGCCGTTCGCGATCATACTCGACGACAAGGTTCTTTCGGCGCCGAACATCAATGAGCCGATCCTTGGCGGACAGGCCCAGATCAGCGGCAATTTCACGGTCGAGACCGCAAACCAGCTCGCCATCGCGCTGGCCAGCGGCAAGCTGCCGGTAAAGCTCAACGTTATCGAAGAGCGCACGGTTAGCGCCGAACTCGGCCGCGATTCCATTGAAAAGGGAACGATCGCGAGCGTCGCGGCGACGCTTGCGGTCATCATCTTCATGCTCGTCACATATGGTCGGTTCGGCGTCTATGCGACGCTGGCATTGTTGGTGAACGCGCTCCTGATCCTCGCCGGACTCGCGGTCTTCGGGGCGGCGCTGACCCTTCCCGGAATCGCTGGCTTCGTACTCACCATCGGTGCGGCCGTGGACGCCAACGTGCTGATCAATGAGCGAATCCGCGAAGAGCAAAGGCGCGGGCGGAAACTGCTCGATTCGCTGGAGACGGGCTACAAAGAAGCCTCGACCGCGATCTTTGACGCCAACATCACCAACACCATCGCTGCCGTTTTGATGTGGTATTTCGGGTCAGGCCCGATCCGCGGCTTCGCGGTCGTCCTGATGATCGGAATCATCACCTCCGTATTCACGGCGGTCACATTCACCCGGATGCTGGTGGCGCAGTGGGTCAAGGCCAAGCGGCCTCGCGTACTGCATATCTGA
- the hslU gene encoding ATP-dependent protease ATPase subunit HslU, translated as MNENLTPKAIVAALDEHIVGQNEAKKAVAVALRNRWRRQRLSPELREEVTPKNILMIGPTGCGKTEISRRLAKLADAPFVKVEATKFTEVGYIGRDVEQIARDLVEEAVRLERERRREKVREASEGAAMERLLDALTGKGSSEATRASFRQRFADGSLDNAEVEIEVTEAPSMPFDIPGQGGVGMINLSEMMSKLSGGAPKKRRKLKVRDAYLKLTEEEADKRVDQDDVTRVALADAEANGIVFLDEIDKIAVSDVRGGSVSREGVQRDLLPLIEGTTVATKYGPIKTDHILFIASGAFHVAKPADLLPELQGRLPIRVELAALTEEDFIRILSDTRASLTEQYRALMKTEDVTVEFGEDGIAALARIAAQVNEAIENIGARRLQTVMEKLLEDVSYTAEERGGETIRIDAAFVEGQLAGIAKNTDLSRYVL; from the coding sequence ATGAACGAAAATCTCACGCCAAAGGCGATCGTCGCTGCATTGGACGAACATATAGTCGGCCAGAACGAAGCAAAGAAAGCGGTCGCGGTCGCGCTGCGCAATCGCTGGCGGCGGCAGCGGCTGAGCCCGGAGCTTCGGGAAGAAGTGACGCCAAAAAACATCCTGATGATCGGGCCGACCGGCTGCGGCAAGACCGAGATCAGCCGCCGGCTGGCGAAGCTCGCAGATGCGCCCTTCGTGAAGGTGGAGGCGACCAAGTTCACTGAGGTCGGCTATATCGGCCGCGACGTGGAGCAGATTGCCCGCGACCTCGTCGAGGAAGCGGTCCGGCTGGAGCGCGAGCGGCGGCGCGAGAAGGTTCGCGAGGCGTCCGAAGGCGCGGCGATGGAGCGGCTACTCGACGCGCTGACCGGCAAGGGATCGAGCGAGGCGACGCGCGCTAGCTTCCGCCAGCGTTTCGCCGACGGCAGCCTCGACAATGCCGAGGTGGAAATCGAAGTCACCGAGGCCCCGTCAATGCCTTTCGACATCCCCGGCCAGGGCGGCGTGGGAATGATCAACCTGAGCGAGATGATGAGCAAGCTGTCGGGCGGCGCGCCCAAGAAACGGCGCAAGCTAAAGGTGCGCGATGCGTATTTGAAGCTGACCGAGGAGGAAGCAGACAAGCGCGTCGATCAGGACGACGTGACCCGGGTCGCCCTTGCCGATGCCGAGGCCAACGGAATCGTTTTCCTCGACGAGATCGACAAGATTGCGGTTTCGGATGTTCGCGGCGGTTCGGTGAGCCGAGAAGGGGTTCAGCGCGACCTCTTGCCGCTGATCGAGGGGACAACGGTTGCGACCAAGTATGGGCCGATCAAGACCGACCATATCCTTTTCATCGCGTCCGGCGCCTTTCACGTCGCCAAGCCAGCCGATTTGCTGCCGGAGCTTCAGGGCCGACTTCCGATCCGGGTGGAACTCGCCGCGCTGACGGAAGAAGACTTCATCCGCATCCTGAGCGATACACGCGCAAGCCTGACCGAGCAGTATCGCGCGCTGATGAAGACCGAGGATGTCACAGTGGAGTTCGGCGAGGACGGTATCGCTGCGCTCGCGCGCATCGCTGCCCAGGTGAACGAGGCGATCGAGAATATCGGTGCGCGCCGGTTGCAGACGGTGATGGAAAAGTTGCTTGAGGACGTCAGCTACACCGCCGAGGAGCGCGGTGGAGAGACGATCCGCATCGACGCCGCCTTCGTCGAGGGCCAGTTGGCGGGGATCGCCAAGAACACCGACCTCAGCCGCTACGTGCTTTAA